The genomic region AACACCAGCAGCGCTGCATATTGTGATGGAGTCAGTAACTTCTGTGCTGACTTCAGGTAGGTGGCTCTCGAATCCAGCATTTGCTGCTCCAGGGCAATCAGTTGTGAACTTAAGGTGGTTAGCTCTGATGCAGACATTTCTTTTTCGCGTTTTTTTAACGTCTGAAAAAGTTGTTTGCGCTCCTCGCGCAGTTTATCCATCTCGTCGAGATGTTTATTCAGCATCGAGAAAAATGGACCAGATTGCTCATCGGTGATATTGAGCCGGTCGGTCAGTTTCCAGATTCTGAGTTCTCTGATTTTGCCTCGGTATTCAGCTGGAACCATTTCTTCCTGCGCGGCTGCGGGAAAAGCCAGAAGAAAAACAAACAGCAGGGTCCACAGATGTCTCATTTCAACCTCCGGTTTCCTCATTTTTCATTGTTTCATACCATTCATCAATTGTCTCACCGGAAATGTCTGGTTCCGATACAGGAAATCCGGTTTCTGAAGACCATTCCTCAATCAACTCACCCCAATCCGGAGTGGTTTCAGATTCACTGTCCTGACCATAGCGCAGAAAGTCGGGAGAATCCGCATTAAAATAACCAAGCAGTTCGTATCCGTTTTCAACCGCTATGGTTTCCTGACGCAAAACCAGGTAGCCTGCCAGCACCGATACACCAATAAAAAGGGCTGCGGTTGCTGCCACAGAAACCAAACGGGACATCCAAACACGCCGCCGTGATTTGTTCAGAATCTGGTCGGGTAATTTTGTAAAATAATCGGAGTCCTCGTTTTCAACCATTGCGGGAAGGACCGACTGAACTTCCTTTTCAACCGACTCAAACCAGGATTGGCACTTGCGGCATTCCGGTAAATGAACCTCCCAGTAATAGTCAGTCAGGTTTTTTTCGTCCGCATAGCGGTCACAGCGGATTTTCATGACCCAATGCTCCTTTTATTTTTTGCACCGCATGGAAAAAGTTGGCTTTGCAGGCTCCCAGAGAACGGCCTGTCTGTCGCGCAATTTCTTCATAAGGCAATTCATCATAATACCTGAGAATAAAAATCAATCGTTGCTGCGGAGGCAACAATTGAATAACCCGGTCTAATTGTTCTTTCCAGTCCTTTTTCTGCAAATGGTCTTCAGGTGATCCATCCGGATCTCTGAGCAATTGCAGGTCGTTTTCCTCAGAAGTCGTAAAAGGTTTCTGTCTTCTGAAATGATGCCTGATCTGGTTAATGACAATCCGGTATAACCAGGTAAAAAATCCGGAATCTCCCCGGAACTGGTCGAGTTTCCGGTAAACCTGAATAAATACCTCT from Bacteroidota bacterium harbors:
- a CDS encoding Spy/CpxP family protein refolding chaperone, producing the protein MRHLWTLLFVFLLAFPAAAQEEMVPAEYRGKIRELRIWKLTDRLNITDEQSGPFFSMLNKHLDEMDKLREERKQLFQTLKKREKEMSASELTTLSSQLIALEQQMLDSRATYLKSAQKLLTPSQYAALLVFDSEFYHEFVRKMERGKNKRSGTDAK
- a CDS encoding sigma-70 family RNA polymerase sigma factor; the encoded protein is MEPADDHLNPADDPALIRAFLDRRSEPAFTRLVEKYQKRVYWTVRRSVGSHEDADEITQEVFIQVYRKLDQFRGDSGFFTWLYRIVINQIRHHFRRQKPFTTSEENDLQLLRDPDGSPEDHLQKKDWKEQLDRVIQLLPPQQRLIFILRYYDELPYEEIARQTGRSLGACKANFFHAVQKIKGALGHENPL